The genomic interval TATAAAATATGCATAACAAATTAATATAATACAGCTGGTTACTATTAATATTATTTGCTGGTTATCAGATATTAATGAAAGCATCTTATTTAAATATAAATATCCTATTTCATACCTATCTTTTAGCTCAGTTATACTTTTAAATCTGACCTTATTAAATAAATCTAAATATTTACAAGTATCATTTCCTATATTTCTTCCCCTAAAAGCACTAATAAAAATAAACATGCTAAAATTTAAGAATAAATATATATTATTTTTTTCACTTAATTTTAATTTGTTTTTTTTGTTATATATAATTAATGCACATAAAAAGATATATATTATGAAAAAATAATAAAGATACATACTTTAAATATCCCTTCCTGCATAAAGTTTTTCATAAATGTTTTGAATTCTCAAAGCTTCATATTTGATATCATATCCTGCTTTTGTAATACTTTCATTAGTATCTACTCTAAGGTGATCCTCTGACTTTAAAATATATTTACACCATACTTTCGCATTAGTAATACTTAAAAACTTACAATCAATTATATTGACCTCATCAGTTAACTTATTAGAAATAATACAAGGTAACCCTGAAGTTTGCGCCTCAATTACAGATACCGGAAGTCCCTCATATAATGATGGTAATACAAAAACATCCATACCTTGTAAAATTTCATTAACATCTTTTCTAGAGCTTAAAAATAAAACAGAATTTCTTAGATTTAATTTTTCTAATTTTTTTTCTATACTTTCTCTTAAGTCTCCTTCTCCTATTAATAATAAAAAAGCATTTTCTTTTTTCTTTTTAACCTCATAAAAAATATCAATTAAAAATTTATGGTTCTTTTGTTTAGCAAATCTTCCTATATTACCAATAACAAATTTTTCTTCTAAATTAAGTTCTTTTCTTACTTTATTTCTTATATTCTCATTATATTTAAACTTATCAATTTCAATTGCATTATTAATTACAAATACTCTATTCTTATAAAAAGCTTTTTTCCCATATAAGAACTTTCCTGCCGCCTTAGAGCAAGCAAAAAATATATCTACATTCTTCTTTAAATTAAAACATAATATTTTATTTCTAATAGCCTTTATTTTGTTATCTGAAT from Clostridium perfringens carries:
- a CDS encoding glycosyltransferase; translated protein: MNKIRVLHMVSTLSNGSGVMGFIMNVYRNIDRNKIQFDFIYFDKEERSITYIDEILKLGGKVNYITKPNNLRNINEFKNELSEILKKENYKIIHLHEVYLNKFVNDEAKKVVGAKIIAHSHATKYSDNKIKAIRNKILCFNLKKNVDIFFACSKAAGKFLYGKKAFYKNRVFVINNAIEIDKFKYNENIRNKVRKELNLEEKFVIGNIGRFAKQKNHKFLIDIFYEVKKKKENAFLLLIGEGDLRESIEKKLEKLNLRNSVLFLSSRKDVNEILQGMDVFVLPSLYEGLPVSVIEAQTSGLPCIISNKLTDEVNIIDCKFLSITNAKVWCKYILKSEDHLRVDTNESITKAGYDIKYEALRIQNIYEKLYAGRDI